One Elaeis guineensis isolate ETL-2024a chromosome 10, EG11, whole genome shotgun sequence genomic window carries:
- the LOC105052752 gene encoding protein LNK2 isoform X1 — MFDWNDQDQVGDIIWGELSESEDHIVPYPKGTEDSTLLNFGDYNKKQKNEEASTVLRSTEHTAGTKHDFAGCNLENHSTFKTNEELSAPRLDMDSWPDLPSLSAALGKGYNDENGPDSIATELMNDFNETSDLNKVRVSTGGAVQLDGESEMFGNDHEDKESDSFLDCDWANIGDFDDLDRIFSNNDSIFGHEMVGNAGEYLCPSSDVISGTAQSIPIPDMPLSREETSDHGCSSFHFDELPCGNRKSEEKTADDTVKTEQAECKTHVTSECCGTHNLQPDKDDGQKKLLKSRKKAEERNKNKTKQNLNGAWSHNVSQSHQSPSPNMHTLVKTPLQTFQSPTATQQRQVGGAKNMEHLGPSNQFLLSGYGYSPYHFPVFPLMPHTHAERNQVKPVAVSCKVFPDSSKHSNSLAKPSDIPSRPSTMTPQEKIEKLRRRQQMQAMLAIQQQQQQFGHQITGNDSLVLQIGSPKKQSQESVTSSAAVDDSGNKISASDMSMLLDQDESQRISTLIDDHSLDETIYYELQDALGKLDITVRLCIRDSLFRLAQSAMERQSAGDRSSTNKSNKDEDEVSANQETNRQNRCKKLPDAETDTNPIDRTVAHLLFYKHSESCTGPVKDEIPQSPVSRTPASKMPLHAHGSTSEENPENIGEMEVQP; from the exons ATGTTTGACTGGAACGATCAAGATCAG GTAGGTGACATCATATGGGGTGAACTAAGTGAGAGTGAAGACCATATTGTCCCTTATCCCAAGGGCACTGAAGATAGTACATTGCTTAATTTTGGAGATTATAACAAGAAACAGAAAAATGAAGAAGCCAGCACTGTTTTAAGGTCCACTGAGCACACTGCTGGAACTAAACATGATTTTGCGGGATGTAACCTGGAAAACCATTCCACCTTCAAAACAAATGAAGAACTTTCCGCTCCAAGACTTGACATGGATTCATGGCCTGATTTGCCTTCCTTAAGTGCTGCACTTGGTAAAGGATACAATGATGAAAATGGTCCAGATTCTATAGCAACAGAATTGATGAACGATTTCAATGAAACGTCTGACCTGAACAAAGTGAGAG TCTCAACTGGTGGTGCAGTGCAGCTGGATGGTGAATCTGAAATGTTTGGCAACGATCATGAAGATAAAGAAAGTGACAGTTTTCTTGATTGTGATTGGGCTAACATTGGAGACTTTGATGATCTTGACAGAATTTTTAG TAATAATGATTCCATATTTGGTCATGAAATGGTCGGCAATGCCGGGGAATATCTCTGTCCATCTTCAGATGTAATTAGTGGCACGGCGCAATCAATTCCAATTCCT GACATGCCATTAAGCAGGGAAGAAACTTCTGATCATGGTTGTTCCTCCTTTCATTTTGATGAACTTCCCTGCGGGAACAGAAAGTCAGAAGAGAAG ACAGCAGATGATACTGTGAAAACTGAGCAAGCTGAATGTAAAACTCATGTTACCAGTGAGTGTTGTGGAACACACAACCTTCAGCCAGACAAG GATGATGGCCAGAAGAAGCTTTTAAAGTCTCGTAAAAAAGCAGAAGAAAGAAACAAGAATAAAACTAAACAAAACTTAAATGGTGCCTGGTCCCATAATGTTAGCCAAAGCCATCAATCTCCCAGTCCAAATATGCATACGTTGGTCAAGACTCCTTTACAaacctttcaatctcctactgcCACTCAACAAAGGCAGGTTGGTGGTGCCAAGAACATGGAACACCTTGGCCCATCTAATCAGTTTCTGTTATCTGGATATGGATAttctccatatcattttcctgTCTTTCCACTGATGCCGCATACTCATGCTGAGAGGAACCAAGTGAAACCAGTTGCTGTTAGTTGTAAAGTTTTTCCTGATTCCTCGAAGCATTCAAATTCTTTGGCGAAACCATCAGATATTCCCTCAAGACCATCGACAATGACACCTCAAGAAAAGATAGAAAAGCTTAGGAGACGCCAGCAAATGCAGGCAATGCTTGCAATTCAGCAGCAACAACAGCAATTTGGTCATCAAATTACTGGTAATGACAGTTTGGTCCTACAGATAGGTTCACCAAAGAAACAAAGTCAGGAATCTGTTACAAGCTCTGCTGCAGTTGATGATAGTGGAAATAAGATTTCTGCATCAGATATGAGCATGCTACTGGACCAAGATGAGTCCCAGAGGATCTCGACATTGATTGATGATCACTCTTTGGATGAAACCATATACTATGAGCTTCAAGATGCTCTGGGAAAG TTGGACATTACTGTCCGACTTTGTATTCGAGATAGTTTGTTTCGTTTAGCCCAAAGTGCAATGGAAAGACAAAGTGCTGGTGATAGAAGTAGTACCAACAAAAGTAACAAAGATGAAGATGAAGTTTCGGCAAACCAGGAGACAAACAGACAAAACAG ATGCAAAAAATTGCCTGATGCAGAAACAGATACAAATCCCATAGACCGAACTGTGGCTCATTTGCTGTTTTACAAGCATTCAGAATCATGTACGGGACCTGTGAAAGATGAAATACCACAATCGCCCGTTTCCCGTACCCCTG CTTCAAAGATGCCTCTACATGCTCATGGAAGTACTTCTGAGGAAAATCCTGAGAACATCGGAGAAATGGAGGTGCAACCTTAA
- the LOC105052752 gene encoding protein LNK2 isoform X2, whose amino-acid sequence MFDWNDQDQVGDIIWGELSESEDHIVPYPKGTEDSTLLNFGDYNKKQKNEEASTVLRSTEHTAGTKHDFAGCNLENHSTFKTNEELSAPRLDMDSWPDLPSLSAALGKGYNDENGPDSIATELMNDFNETSDLNKVRVQLDGESEMFGNDHEDKESDSFLDCDWANIGDFDDLDRIFSNNDSIFGHEMVGNAGEYLCPSSDVISGTAQSIPIPDMPLSREETSDHGCSSFHFDELPCGNRKSEEKTADDTVKTEQAECKTHVTSECCGTHNLQPDKDDGQKKLLKSRKKAEERNKNKTKQNLNGAWSHNVSQSHQSPSPNMHTLVKTPLQTFQSPTATQQRQVGGAKNMEHLGPSNQFLLSGYGYSPYHFPVFPLMPHTHAERNQVKPVAVSCKVFPDSSKHSNSLAKPSDIPSRPSTMTPQEKIEKLRRRQQMQAMLAIQQQQQQFGHQITGNDSLVLQIGSPKKQSQESVTSSAAVDDSGNKISASDMSMLLDQDESQRISTLIDDHSLDETIYYELQDALGKLDITVRLCIRDSLFRLAQSAMERQSAGDRSSTNKSNKDEDEVSANQETNRQNRCKKLPDAETDTNPIDRTVAHLLFYKHSESCTGPVKDEIPQSPVSRTPASKMPLHAHGSTSEENPENIGEMEVQP is encoded by the exons ATGTTTGACTGGAACGATCAAGATCAG GTAGGTGACATCATATGGGGTGAACTAAGTGAGAGTGAAGACCATATTGTCCCTTATCCCAAGGGCACTGAAGATAGTACATTGCTTAATTTTGGAGATTATAACAAGAAACAGAAAAATGAAGAAGCCAGCACTGTTTTAAGGTCCACTGAGCACACTGCTGGAACTAAACATGATTTTGCGGGATGTAACCTGGAAAACCATTCCACCTTCAAAACAAATGAAGAACTTTCCGCTCCAAGACTTGACATGGATTCATGGCCTGATTTGCCTTCCTTAAGTGCTGCACTTGGTAAAGGATACAATGATGAAAATGGTCCAGATTCTATAGCAACAGAATTGATGAACGATTTCAATGAAACGTCTGACCTGAACAAAGTGAGAG TGCAGCTGGATGGTGAATCTGAAATGTTTGGCAACGATCATGAAGATAAAGAAAGTGACAGTTTTCTTGATTGTGATTGGGCTAACATTGGAGACTTTGATGATCTTGACAGAATTTTTAG TAATAATGATTCCATATTTGGTCATGAAATGGTCGGCAATGCCGGGGAATATCTCTGTCCATCTTCAGATGTAATTAGTGGCACGGCGCAATCAATTCCAATTCCT GACATGCCATTAAGCAGGGAAGAAACTTCTGATCATGGTTGTTCCTCCTTTCATTTTGATGAACTTCCCTGCGGGAACAGAAAGTCAGAAGAGAAG ACAGCAGATGATACTGTGAAAACTGAGCAAGCTGAATGTAAAACTCATGTTACCAGTGAGTGTTGTGGAACACACAACCTTCAGCCAGACAAG GATGATGGCCAGAAGAAGCTTTTAAAGTCTCGTAAAAAAGCAGAAGAAAGAAACAAGAATAAAACTAAACAAAACTTAAATGGTGCCTGGTCCCATAATGTTAGCCAAAGCCATCAATCTCCCAGTCCAAATATGCATACGTTGGTCAAGACTCCTTTACAaacctttcaatctcctactgcCACTCAACAAAGGCAGGTTGGTGGTGCCAAGAACATGGAACACCTTGGCCCATCTAATCAGTTTCTGTTATCTGGATATGGATAttctccatatcattttcctgTCTTTCCACTGATGCCGCATACTCATGCTGAGAGGAACCAAGTGAAACCAGTTGCTGTTAGTTGTAAAGTTTTTCCTGATTCCTCGAAGCATTCAAATTCTTTGGCGAAACCATCAGATATTCCCTCAAGACCATCGACAATGACACCTCAAGAAAAGATAGAAAAGCTTAGGAGACGCCAGCAAATGCAGGCAATGCTTGCAATTCAGCAGCAACAACAGCAATTTGGTCATCAAATTACTGGTAATGACAGTTTGGTCCTACAGATAGGTTCACCAAAGAAACAAAGTCAGGAATCTGTTACAAGCTCTGCTGCAGTTGATGATAGTGGAAATAAGATTTCTGCATCAGATATGAGCATGCTACTGGACCAAGATGAGTCCCAGAGGATCTCGACATTGATTGATGATCACTCTTTGGATGAAACCATATACTATGAGCTTCAAGATGCTCTGGGAAAG TTGGACATTACTGTCCGACTTTGTATTCGAGATAGTTTGTTTCGTTTAGCCCAAAGTGCAATGGAAAGACAAAGTGCTGGTGATAGAAGTAGTACCAACAAAAGTAACAAAGATGAAGATGAAGTTTCGGCAAACCAGGAGACAAACAGACAAAACAG ATGCAAAAAATTGCCTGATGCAGAAACAGATACAAATCCCATAGACCGAACTGTGGCTCATTTGCTGTTTTACAAGCATTCAGAATCATGTACGGGACCTGTGAAAGATGAAATACCACAATCGCCCGTTTCCCGTACCCCTG CTTCAAAGATGCCTCTACATGCTCATGGAAGTACTTCTGAGGAAAATCCTGAGAACATCGGAGAAATGGAGGTGCAACCTTAA